In the Natronobacterium texcoconense genome, one interval contains:
- a CDS encoding magnesium transporter, with protein sequence MSVRRDFWSIYREALPILLIALGGGLFAGLVLEGILESVERFPGLLVMVPVFLATRGNVYGALGGRISSGLHQGLLEPRFERNERLVNAVLASFINGIGISIVIGVVTWLALLVIGWEVAALYELVGIMLIAGVLTSVVLIFGLLALIFAGYKYGYDPDNLVGPIVTTLGDIFGMLFMLFAITFVEVLV encoded by the coding sequence ATGAGCGTTCGGCGCGACTTCTGGTCGATCTATCGCGAGGCACTCCCGATCCTACTGATCGCACTCGGCGGCGGACTCTTTGCCGGGTTAGTGCTCGAGGGCATCCTCGAGAGCGTCGAGCGGTTCCCAGGGTTGCTCGTGATGGTCCCCGTCTTCCTCGCGACCCGGGGGAACGTCTACGGCGCGCTCGGCGGTCGCATCTCGAGTGGACTTCACCAGGGACTGCTCGAGCCACGTTTCGAGCGGAACGAACGGCTCGTCAACGCAGTTCTCGCCTCGTTCATCAACGGAATCGGCATCTCGATCGTCATCGGCGTCGTCACCTGGCTCGCCTTGCTGGTGATCGGCTGGGAGGTTGCGGCGCTGTACGAACTGGTCGGCATCATGTTGATCGCTGGTGTTCTAACGTCGGTCGTCCTCATCTTCGGCCTGCTCGCGCTGATTTTCGCGGGCTACAAGTACGGCTACGACCCCGACAACCTCGTCGGTCCGATCGTCACCACGCTCGGCGACATCTTCGGGATGCTCTTTATGCTGTTCGCGATCACCTTCGTGGAGGTGCTCGTCTGA
- a CDS encoding proline dehydrogenase family protein, with protein MLPPVANRFVAGETAAEAIDHARRQAKLGIDPMVNLLGSHHADRPAAEADAAEYRLLVEDLAEADLEGEPAISVKPTQIGLDCGETVFRDLLGGVLEAAVTHDVFVWLDMEEHTTVDATLAAYERFARLSDGRVGVCLQADLERTLDDLERLADVPGKLRLVKGGAYDRPSEIAYTTDTRIDQAYRRLLDRAFETVEGPVVVATHDPEMIEYATDRADGTDLEFQFLMGVRPRAQRTLATEYDVCQFVPYGTRWKRWAINRAKRNVGFTARAVAETLVPLGNGETFEEEVGVSVPVHESPATSGLESTGE; from the coding sequence ATGCTTCCGCCGGTCGCGAACCGCTTCGTCGCGGGCGAAACCGCGGCCGAAGCGATCGACCACGCCCGCCGGCAGGCGAAGCTCGGTATCGATCCGATGGTCAACCTGCTCGGGTCTCACCACGCCGACCGACCGGCTGCCGAGGCCGACGCCGCCGAGTACCGCCTGCTCGTCGAAGACCTCGCCGAAGCCGACCTCGAGGGCGAACCCGCCATCTCCGTGAAACCGACACAGATCGGACTCGACTGCGGCGAGACGGTCTTTCGTGACCTGCTCGGCGGCGTCCTCGAGGCGGCCGTCACCCACGACGTTTTCGTCTGGCTCGACATGGAAGAGCATACGACCGTCGACGCCACGCTCGCGGCCTACGAACGGTTCGCCCGACTCTCCGACGGTCGGGTCGGCGTCTGCCTTCAGGCCGACCTCGAGCGCACGCTCGACGACCTCGAGCGGCTCGCGGACGTTCCGGGCAAGCTACGGCTCGTGAAAGGCGGCGCCTACGACCGTCCGTCAGAGATCGCGTACACGACGGATACACGGATCGACCAGGCCTACCGACGACTCCTCGATCGAGCGTTCGAGACGGTCGAGGGACCCGTCGTCGTCGCCACCCACGACCCCGAAATGATCGAGTACGCGACCGACCGCGCCGACGGGACCGACCTCGAGTTCCAGTTCCTGATGGGCGTCCGGCCGCGGGCACAGCGAACGCTCGCGACGGAGTACGACGTCTGTCAGTTCGTCCCCTACGGCACGCGCTGGAAGCGGTGGGCGATAAACCGGGCGAAACGCAACGTCGGGTTCACCGCGCGAGCCGTCGCAGAGACGCTGGTTCCGCTCGGCAACGGGGAGACGTTCGAAGAAGAGGTCGGCGTATCGGTGCCGGTCCACGAATCGCCGGCGACGTCAGGGCTCGAGTCGACGGGTGAGTGA
- a CDS encoding prenyltransferase/squalene oxidase repeat-containing protein — MNATRTTERRRDESASSDPIVRRCRETLAYARERDYTGWDYADGLSSVYLQRLPFESKLLNLAVQEGIKRAPINLRPYFEVEQRRNYKGAALFAMANLDIYTLTGDETYAREAQNLVEWLLAEDNDWCRGFCGGGHRHPLQDLSSETASTPGEVSGVVSTTYAVQALLQAADALEEPTYARVARTATEFVFEDLDYTEFDEGARINYTAENGGGNEVSEPYTLNANALGARLLLELGAYFDEPRWCEAGEAILDYVASKQTATGGWMYTDPPTASHLSMDNFHNGFILESLLRYQELTGSSRFDATIERGLSFYREELFEDDGASNWDESSVYPRDTHAAAQGIITFTEAGDLEFARRIIDWATDALYAGDGQFYYQQRRFYTKRFTLMRWCQAWMAYALSTYARACDGESETV, encoded by the coding sequence ATGAACGCGACGCGAACGACCGAGCGACGGAGAGACGAATCGGCCTCGAGCGATCCCATCGTCCGGCGCTGTCGCGAGACGCTCGCGTACGCACGCGAGCGAGACTACACCGGCTGGGACTACGCCGACGGGCTGAGCAGCGTCTACCTCCAGCGACTTCCGTTCGAGAGCAAACTGCTGAACCTCGCGGTCCAGGAGGGGATCAAGCGAGCGCCGATCAACCTGCGTCCGTACTTCGAGGTCGAGCAACGGCGCAACTACAAGGGTGCGGCGCTGTTCGCGATGGCGAACCTCGACATCTACACGCTGACTGGCGACGAGACGTACGCTCGAGAGGCACAGAATCTCGTCGAGTGGCTGCTCGCGGAAGACAACGACTGGTGTCGCGGCTTCTGTGGCGGCGGGCACAGACACCCCCTGCAGGACCTCTCGAGCGAGACGGCCTCGACGCCGGGCGAGGTGTCGGGCGTCGTCTCGACCACCTACGCGGTGCAAGCGCTGCTCCAGGCCGCGGACGCGCTCGAGGAACCGACGTACGCACGAGTCGCGCGGACGGCGACCGAGTTCGTCTTCGAGGACCTCGACTACACCGAGTTCGACGAGGGTGCGCGAATCAACTATACGGCCGAGAACGGTGGGGGAAACGAGGTGAGCGAACCCTACACCCTCAACGCGAACGCACTCGGCGCGCGGCTCCTGCTCGAACTCGGAGCGTACTTCGACGAGCCGCGATGGTGCGAGGCGGGCGAGGCGATCCTCGACTACGTCGCGAGCAAACAGACCGCGACGGGCGGCTGGATGTACACCGATCCGCCGACGGCCTCTCACCTCTCGATGGACAACTTCCACAACGGCTTCATCCTCGAGTCGCTGCTCCGGTACCAGGAGCTTACAGGCTCGAGTCGGTTCGACGCGACGATCGAACGCGGACTGTCGTTCTACCGTGAAGAGCTGTTCGAGGACGACGGCGCGTCCAACTGGGACGAGTCGAGCGTGTACCCCCGAGATACCCACGCGGCCGCCCAGGGAATTATCACGTTCACCGAGGCGGGCGACCTCGAGTTCGCCCGTCGGATCATCGACTGGGCGACCGACGCGCTGTACGCCGGCGACGGCCAGTTCTACTACCAGCAGCGGCGCTTCTACACGAAACGGTTCACCCTGATGCGGTGGTGTCAGGCCTGGATGGCCTACGCGCTGTCGACGTACGCGAGGGCGTGCGACGGAGAGTCAGAGACGGTGTAA
- a CDS encoding carboxylate--amine ligase — protein sequence MHAVPPTVLLLDGDYDNALAIATELSEDLEATVVGVGTSPHSRLLRSTYCDAGRVLPPPDDPDYPTALLETIERDRPDVVLPVGYDSMAAVQTIRESIPGDVALCLPSRDAFRAAADKEETLRRGQRLGLETPMEYSDVVANLEADGRATPDGVLPFPLFLKARWENGGVTTAPVDDPGEFWKTYDRIASVAPDGEVLVQEYVDGSGSTHACGLLCVDGEVALTMTHEELRSVPRHGGSGTHLRLEPDAAVATAARRLLEEVGWHGVALVEFKRRTDGTPVLMEINPKFWASYALASEFGYRFASTLVADRLDLGHELPVGSPEPRGEMVFPLRELQFAATNRDRETLRESLSTLLSPGASWDLEPTDLGAWLTPPASLLEQLPGTSVPRSSAEQAEKRLPNPTRSRR from the coding sequence ATGCACGCGGTTCCACCGACGGTCCTCCTGCTCGACGGCGATTACGACAACGCCCTGGCGATCGCGACGGAGCTAAGCGAGGACCTCGAGGCGACGGTGGTCGGCGTCGGGACGTCGCCACACAGCAGGCTTCTGCGCTCGACGTACTGCGACGCTGGCCGAGTCCTTCCACCTCCTGACGATCCGGACTATCCGACGGCCCTGCTCGAGACGATCGAGCGGGATCGACCGGACGTCGTCCTTCCGGTCGGCTACGACTCGATGGCGGCAGTCCAGACGATCCGGGAATCGATTCCTGGAGACGTCGCGCTCTGTCTCCCTTCGAGAGACGCCTTCCGTGCTGCGGCGGACAAAGAAGAGACGTTGCGGCGGGGCCAACGGCTCGGTCTCGAGACGCCGATGGAGTACTCGGACGTCGTCGCCAACCTCGAGGCGGACGGCCGGGCGACCCCCGACGGCGTCCTCCCCTTTCCCCTCTTCCTGAAGGCACGGTGGGAGAACGGCGGCGTGACGACGGCACCGGTCGACGACCCGGGCGAGTTCTGGAAGACCTACGATCGGATCGCGAGCGTCGCTCCGGACGGCGAGGTACTGGTCCAGGAGTACGTCGACGGCTCCGGTTCGACCCACGCCTGTGGGTTACTCTGTGTCGACGGCGAGGTCGCACTCACGATGACACACGAGGAACTTCGGTCGGTGCCCCGTCACGGCGGCAGCGGGACGCACCTCCGGCTCGAGCCGGATGCGGCGGTCGCGACGGCCGCACGGCGGTTGCTCGAGGAGGTCGGCTGGCACGGCGTCGCACTCGTCGAGTTCAAACGCCGGACGGACGGGACGCCCGTACTTATGGAAATCAACCCGAAGTTCTGGGCGTCGTACGCGCTGGCCAGCGAGTTCGGCTATCGGTTCGCCTCGACGCTGGTCGCCGACCGACTCGACCTCGGCCACGAGTTGCCCGTCGGCTCGCCGGAACCGAGAGGCGAGATGGTGTTCCCGCTCCGGGAACTGCAGTTCGCGGCGACGAACAGGGATCGGGAGACGCTCCGGGAGTCGCTGTCGACGCTGCTCTCGCCCGGGGCGAGCTGGGATCTCGAGCCGACAGATCTCGGCGCGTGGCTGACGCCGCCGGCATCACTCCTGGAGCAGCTTCCGGGGACGTCTGTACCGCGATCGTCCGCAGAGCAGGCGGAGAAACGACTGCCGAACCCGACCCGGAGTCGACGATGA
- a CDS encoding magnesium transporter, with protein MVVTQGSLGTWNWKSIVSNMFPLLVVLSIIVLWAGITLEGAEAMLEQYAILAVMVPTMVDMGGNLGAILSSRLSTRFHLGTTELDPTDRVLWANVGAILALAATIFTALAIGAYALGIVIGSPLPLATLLLISLVSGMSVAVIAIVFSFAATYGSYRMGIDPDDTTIPIVTNVVDVFGMVIFIGVSAVVLGF; from the coding sequence ATGGTCGTCACGCAGGGTTCGCTCGGGACGTGGAACTGGAAGTCGATCGTCAGCAACATGTTCCCGCTGCTCGTCGTCCTCTCGATCATCGTCCTCTGGGCGGGGATCACCCTCGAGGGCGCCGAGGCAATGTTAGAGCAGTACGCCATCCTCGCGGTGATGGTGCCGACGATGGTCGACATGGGCGGAAACCTCGGCGCAATCTTGAGTTCGCGACTCTCGACGCGGTTCCACCTGGGGACGACGGAACTCGACCCGACCGACCGCGTGCTGTGGGCGAACGTGGGTGCGATCCTCGCGCTCGCGGCGACGATCTTCACGGCGCTTGCGATCGGTGCCTACGCGCTGGGGATCGTCATCGGGTCGCCGCTGCCGCTTGCGACCTTGCTTCTCATCTCGCTGGTCAGCGGGATGTCGGTCGCAGTCATCGCGATCGTCTTCAGTTTCGCAGCGACCTACGGTTCGTATCGGATGGGGATCGACCCCGACGACACGACGATCCCGATCGTCACCAACGTCGTCGACGTCTTCGGGATGGTCATCTTTATCGGCGTCTCCGCGGTCGTACTCGGATTCTAA
- the crcB gene encoding fluoride efflux transporter CrcB, whose product MSVAASPLLADALAVTFDPEPAHLVGTGGAIGALLRHWVYLQFSSEEFPWPTLAVNVIGSFVFGLAIFAGAGESAIQLIGIGACGSFTTFSSFSVETVQLYERGDRLRAVVNAAANLLVSLAAIGLAWGIVAVV is encoded by the coding sequence GTGAGCGTCGCCGCCTCGCCGCTGCTCGCCGACGCACTCGCGGTCACGTTCGACCCCGAACCCGCACACCTCGTCGGCACCGGCGGCGCCATCGGCGCACTGTTGCGCCACTGGGTCTACCTGCAGTTCTCGAGCGAGGAGTTCCCGTGGCCGACGCTCGCGGTGAACGTGATCGGCAGTTTCGTCTTCGGGCTGGCAATCTTCGCCGGTGCGGGCGAGTCGGCGATCCAGTTGATCGGCATCGGTGCCTGTGGCTCCTTTACTACGTTCTCGTCGTTCTCCGTCGAGACCGTCCAGCTGTACGAACGCGGCGACCGGCTGCGTGCGGTCGTAAACGCCGCCGCGAACCTGCTCGTCTCGCTCGCGGCGATCGGGCTCGCGTGGGGGATCGTCGCCGTCGTCTAA
- a CDS encoding lipid II:glycine glycyltransferase FemX, with protein sequence MALEVERLGSVAEANRNQWNNVVEQSELGCVYHRYEWLRAVEEGIGHEPHHLLVSKKGNPVAVFPNFVTDLGRVKRLSSIRPGYGGPVTMTDEEDALEMLLDAVGDVCRGTVLYNELRVYDQNYVRYNHFLESKGYQPTILSCRFTLDLTRGWDALFSEMDSERRRGIRRGHDYEFEVVDEAISEENCVAFYEDYATVADRVGLPTHPLAFFRELPRLEDRLKLFTLEVDGEARGQYMYLLDEEQSTLQHLFTGVTEDQFEYHAPELLHEHAIKWGIDEGYETYELRGSPPDFRNGVFRFKEYFGAETIPLLVYERGRPAPALSVLNVGRSLTRRLEP encoded by the coding sequence ATGGCTCTCGAGGTAGAACGGCTGGGTTCCGTCGCGGAGGCAAACCGGAACCAGTGGAACAACGTGGTCGAACAGTCCGAACTGGGGTGTGTCTACCACCGCTACGAGTGGCTGCGGGCGGTCGAGGAGGGGATCGGCCACGAGCCACACCACCTGCTGGTCTCGAAGAAAGGCAACCCCGTCGCCGTCTTCCCGAACTTCGTCACGGACCTCGGCCGAGTGAAGCGACTGAGTTCGATCCGGCCCGGCTACGGCGGCCCGGTCACCATGACCGACGAGGAAGACGCCCTCGAGATGCTGCTAGACGCCGTCGGCGACGTCTGTCGGGGCACCGTCCTCTACAACGAACTCCGGGTCTACGACCAGAACTACGTCCGCTACAACCACTTCCTCGAGTCGAAGGGATACCAGCCGACGATCCTCTCGTGTCGGTTCACGCTCGACCTGACGCGGGGGTGGGACGCGCTCTTTTCGGAGATGGACAGCGAGCGCCGTCGCGGGATCAGACGTGGTCACGACTACGAGTTCGAGGTCGTCGACGAGGCGATCAGCGAGGAGAACTGCGTGGCGTTCTACGAGGACTACGCGACCGTCGCCGACCGCGTGGGACTGCCGACTCACCCCCTTGCGTTCTTCCGGGAACTCCCTCGGCTCGAGGATCGGCTGAAGCTGTTCACCCTCGAGGTCGACGGCGAAGCCCGCGGCCAGTACATGTACCTGCTCGACGAGGAGCAGTCGACGCTGCAACACCTGTTCACTGGCGTTACCGAGGATCAGTTCGAGTACCACGCACCCGAACTGCTCCACGAGCACGCGATCAAGTGGGGTATCGACGAGGGGTACGAGACGTACGAACTCCGGGGCTCGCCGCCGGACTTTCGTAACGGTGTCTTCCGGTTCAAGGAGTACTTCGGCGCCGAGACCATCCCGCTGCTCGTCTACGAACGCGGACGGCCGGCGCCGGCCCTGTCGGTACTGAACGTCGGCCGGTCACTCACCCGTCGACTCGAGCCCTGA
- a CDS encoding fluoride efflux transporter FluC has protein sequence MATDHPLVRLETLALIAIGGFAGSNLRFFTLGVFGEIPAVLLVNVLGSFALGFLVYEAEYAGLVGKQSRVVFTTGFLSSLTTYSTFAVQTATAGDPLAVLVIVAGNYGLGFTAVIASRSVARRVTAGTRSAPGGETA, from the coding sequence ATGGCAACGGACCACCCACTCGTTCGACTCGAGACGCTCGCACTGATCGCCATCGGCGGGTTCGCCGGTTCGAACCTCCGCTTTTTCACGCTCGGCGTGTTCGGCGAGATTCCGGCCGTGTTGCTCGTCAACGTCCTCGGCAGTTTCGCGCTCGGCTTCCTGGTCTACGAGGCCGAGTACGCGGGGCTCGTCGGGAAACAGTCGCGGGTCGTCTTCACGACCGGCTTTCTCTCCTCGCTGACGACCTACAGTACGTTCGCGGTCCAGACCGCTACCGCTGGGGACCCACTGGCCGTGCTCGTCATCGTCGCCGGTAACTACGGTCTCGGCTTCACGGCCGTCATCGCGAGTCGGTCGGTCGCGCGTCGCGTCACTGCCGGCACCCGGTCGGCTCCCGGAGGTGAGACGGCGTGA
- the serS gene encoding serine--tRNA ligase has product MLDRTYVRENPDEVRDALDNRGADVDLDEILEIDERWRELKARGDELRHERNEITDRIGKLVSEGKRDEKDEAIEKSRELKAEIEDVEAEAIELQADLEQRMLEIPQVPHESVPLGVDERHNVEDRRWGFDDLRDLPEDVTPHYELGEEMDIIDEARGAKTTGSGFYFLKGDGARLEHALIQFMMDIHREQGYVDLFPPVPVKSESMRGTGQLPKFADDAYRLGGSNEEEYEDDDLWLCPTAEVPVTNMYADDILLKDDLPLKHQAYTPNFRREAGEHGTETRGIVRVHQFNKVELVNFVEPENSYDRLEGLLDEAEEVLQRLGLPYRILELCTGDLTFASAKTYDIEVWAPGDDMDDGPDRGGRWLEVSSASNFEDFQARRAGLRYRPERHESAEYLHTLNASGVALPRVMVALLEYYQNEDGTVTVPEALQPYMGGQEVIEGHEKVGEAALGAGERE; this is encoded by the coding sequence ATGCTCGACCGGACGTACGTACGAGAGAACCCCGACGAGGTTCGCGACGCCCTCGACAATCGGGGCGCCGACGTCGACCTCGACGAGATTCTCGAGATCGACGAACGGTGGCGAGAACTGAAAGCCCGTGGTGACGAACTGCGCCACGAACGCAACGAGATCACCGACCGGATCGGCAAACTGGTCTCGGAGGGTAAACGAGACGAGAAAGACGAGGCTATCGAGAAATCGAGAGAGCTCAAGGCCGAAATCGAGGACGTCGAGGCGGAGGCCATCGAACTCCAGGCCGACCTCGAGCAGCGAATGCTCGAGATCCCTCAGGTCCCTCACGAGAGCGTCCCACTGGGCGTCGACGAACGCCACAACGTCGAGGATCGGCGCTGGGGATTCGACGACCTGCGTGACCTGCCCGAGGACGTGACGCCACACTACGAACTCGGCGAGGAGATGGACATCATCGACGAGGCTCGCGGAGCCAAAACGACCGGCTCCGGCTTCTACTTCCTCAAAGGCGACGGCGCACGCCTCGAGCACGCCCTGATCCAGTTCATGATGGATATCCACCGCGAACAGGGCTATGTCGACCTCTTCCCACCGGTGCCGGTCAAGAGCGAGTCGATGCGTGGCACCGGTCAGCTCCCCAAGTTCGCCGACGACGCCTACCGACTCGGCGGCAGCAACGAGGAGGAATACGAGGACGACGACCTCTGGCTCTGTCCGACCGCGGAGGTGCCGGTCACCAACATGTACGCCGACGATATCCTGCTCAAGGACGACCTCCCGCTGAAACACCAGGCCTACACGCCGAACTTCCGGCGCGAAGCCGGCGAACACGGAACCGAAACCCGCGGCATCGTCCGCGTTCACCAGTTCAACAAGGTCGAACTCGTCAACTTCGTCGAACCCGAGAACAGCTACGATCGACTCGAGGGCCTGCTCGACGAAGCCGAGGAAGTCCTCCAGCGACTCGGCCTACCCTATCGCATCCTCGAACTCTGTACCGGCGATCTCACGTTCGCCAGCGCCAAGACCTACGACATCGAGGTCTGGGCACCCGGCGACGACATGGACGACGGCCCCGACCGCGGCGGCCGCTGGCTCGAGGTCTCGTCGGCCTCGAACTTCGAGGACTTCCAGGCCCGCCGTGCGGGTCTTCGCTACCGGCCCGAGCGCCACGAATCGGCCGAGTACCTCCACACCCTGAACGCGTCGGGAGTCGCACTGCCCCGCGTGATGGTCGCGCTCCTCGAGTACTACCAGAACGAGGACGGCACGGTGACGGTTCCCGAAGCCCTGCAGCCGTACATGGGCGGTCAGGAAGTCATCGAGGGCCACGAGAAGGTCGGCGAGGCTGCACTGGGTGCCGGCGAACGCGAATAG
- the mgtE gene encoding magnesium transporter → MGAASGRDLEFHADRAGELTDDEYVAVTQETFVGPAIEEFRKFEPTAEETTVYYLYVTDNAGRLVGVMSLRELLNAPEDDVVEDHMVTDLVTINADADPEFAVDEIVDRDFPAMPVVDDDGVLVGVLRTDDMIEVVEEEATEDILKSAGFSFADIEQSRSTAILESSIPRILRLRLPWLIVALAGGLLAGGVIEHHEETLEGVVALAFFVPVIMDMGGNVGTQASTIFVRGLALGQIDDRNAMRHFAREGLIGLLIGLIIGGIGASAAYVWQMNEPYAFELALVVFVGLVTVCVVASIVGYVIPWLMNKLGFDPAAASDPLITTVKDVTALLIYFGLAAILLAELL, encoded by the coding sequence ATGGGGGCTGCTAGCGGCCGCGACCTCGAGTTCCACGCGGATCGCGCCGGCGAACTCACCGACGACGAGTACGTCGCCGTCACCCAGGAGACGTTCGTCGGGCCGGCAATCGAAGAGTTCCGCAAGTTCGAACCGACCGCCGAGGAAACGACCGTTTACTACCTCTACGTCACCGACAACGCGGGGCGACTCGTCGGCGTCATGTCCCTCCGGGAACTGCTCAACGCTCCCGAGGACGACGTCGTCGAGGACCACATGGTCACCGACCTCGTGACGATCAACGCCGACGCCGACCCCGAGTTCGCTGTCGACGAGATCGTCGATCGGGACTTCCCCGCGATGCCCGTCGTCGACGACGACGGCGTCCTCGTCGGCGTCCTCCGGACCGACGACATGATCGAGGTCGTCGAAGAGGAGGCGACCGAGGACATCCTCAAGAGCGCGGGCTTTTCCTTCGCCGACATCGAGCAGTCCCGAAGCACGGCGATCCTCGAGTCCTCGATTCCGCGTATCCTCCGGCTGCGACTGCCGTGGCTCATCGTCGCGCTGGCGGGCGGGCTGCTCGCTGGTGGCGTGATCGAACATCACGAGGAAACGCTCGAGGGCGTCGTCGCGCTTGCGTTCTTCGTCCCGGTGATCATGGACATGGGCGGTAACGTCGGTACGCAGGCGTCGACCATCTTCGTCCGTGGGCTGGCGCTGGGACAGATCGACGACCGGAACGCGATGCGTCACTTCGCCCGCGAGGGGCTGATCGGTCTACTGATCGGCCTGATCATCGGCGGTATCGGTGCCTCGGCTGCGTACGTCTGGCAGATGAACGAGCCGTACGCGTTCGAGCTGGCGCTGGTCGTCTTCGTCGGCCTCGTCACGGTCTGTGTGGTCGCGTCGATCGTCGGCTACGTGATCCCCTGGCTCATGAACAAACTGGGCTTCGACCCGGCCGCCGCATCCGACCCGCTGATCACGACGGTCAAGGACGTCACCGCACTGTTGATCTACTTCGGACTGGCAGCAATCTTGCTCGCGGAACTGCTGTAG
- a CDS encoding potassium channel family protein, translating to MDPLEGEASVPIEYEPVNVKDVLVEMKDTAELLIDLSYSAVLHSSEEIAHEVLRLEERMDLLEMRARMGLMMAVRNPDDAEQLAPVLGIVTAADDISDAAGDIAKVVLEDIGLPEAMRAALPEAVETLVRGVVAPDSSYVGRTLADIDLESETGVRVIALRRGEEWLLNPGPETTIEADDVALLRGPDVAIGDVCETMTGTTYEPPVVDAPDIEDLERAVDTIVHMKNLSELAVDLAYSAVLFDSDALAEEVQNLEVEVDALESRFEAWTLRAAADASDPVALRGLIHLGSATEVISDAAIDISEGVLREIDVHPVVQLAVEESDEIITRVEVAPESDLDGTTIVGGVPDTESTMSVIAIRRPDEGWLLVGDADAEIQGGDVLISKGTRTAATAFEELAAS from the coding sequence ATGGACCCGCTCGAGGGCGAGGCGTCGGTACCGATCGAGTACGAGCCAGTCAACGTCAAAGACGTGCTCGTCGAGATGAAAGACACAGCGGAGCTGCTCATCGACCTCTCGTACTCCGCGGTCTTGCACTCGAGCGAGGAGATCGCCCACGAGGTACTGCGCCTCGAGGAACGGATGGACCTCCTCGAGATGCGGGCGCGAATGGGGCTGATGATGGCGGTCCGGAACCCGGACGACGCCGAACAGCTCGCGCCCGTTCTGGGAATCGTCACCGCCGCCGACGACATCAGTGACGCGGCCGGCGACATCGCGAAGGTCGTCTTAGAGGACATCGGGCTCCCGGAGGCGATGCGGGCGGCGCTTCCCGAGGCCGTCGAGACGCTCGTCCGTGGGGTCGTCGCTCCCGACTCGTCCTACGTTGGACGAACGCTTGCCGACATCGACCTCGAGTCCGAGACCGGCGTTCGCGTTATCGCGCTTCGTCGTGGCGAGGAGTGGCTGCTCAACCCCGGCCCGGAGACGACGATCGAGGCCGACGACGTCGCGCTCCTGCGTGGCCCGGACGTCGCGATCGGCGACGTCTGTGAGACGATGACCGGGACGACCTACGAGCCGCCGGTCGTCGACGCGCCCGACATCGAGGACCTCGAACGGGCGGTCGACACCATCGTCCACATGAAGAACCTCTCGGAACTGGCCGTCGACCTGGCCTACAGCGCCGTCCTCTTCGACAGCGACGCGCTGGCGGAGGAGGTCCAGAACCTCGAGGTGGAAGTCGACGCGCTCGAGTCGCGGTTCGAGGCCTGGACGCTCCGGGCAGCGGCGGACGCCTCAGATCCGGTCGCGCTGCGGGGACTGATCCACCTCGGCAGTGCCACCGAAGTCATCAGCGACGCCGCGATCGACATCAGCGAGGGCGTTCTTCGAGAGATCGACGTCCACCCGGTCGTCCAGTTGGCCGTCGAGGAGAGCGACGAGATCATCACCCGCGTCGAGGTCGCGCCGGAAAGCGATCTCGATGGGACGACGATCGTTGGCGGCGTCCCCGATACCGAGTCGACGATGTCCGTAATCGCCATCCGCCGACCCGACGAGGGTTGGCTGCTGGTCGGCGACGCCGATGCCGAGATCCAGGGTGGCGACGTGCTTATCTCGAAAGGGACGCGGACGGCTGCGACAGCGTTCGAGGAGTTAGCAGCGAGCTAG